One genomic segment of Manis pentadactyla isolate mManPen7 chromosome 1, mManPen7.hap1, whole genome shotgun sequence includes these proteins:
- the SLC19A1 gene encoding reduced folate transporter isoform X6, with amino-acid sequence MVPATRAVEEQKPAEPRPDPELKSRRCLVVYLCFYGFMAQMRPGESFITPYLLGPDKNFTRKQVTNEITPVLSYSYLATLVPIFLLTDYLCYKPVLVLQGLSYISVWLLLLWGSTVLHMQFMELFYSITMAARIAYSSYIFVLVRPAHYQRMASCSRAAVLLGVFTSGVLGQLLVSVAGRSFTTLNYISLAFLAFSLVLALFLRCPKRSLFFNNSAGRPGAASPSELDRMNPLPGLPAGGKRVAVLQEAMWDSVLVRMLRELVHSLRRPQLRLWSLWWVFSSVGYYLVVYYVHILWNVVNPTKDTTAVYNGGADAASTLLSAITSFAAGFLNIRWALWAELVIAGVTAVQAALVFLMYSTNNIWLCYITFVLFRGSYQFLVPIATFQIASSLSKELCALVFGVNTFLATALKTITTLIVSDKRGLGLPVRSQAVPSCLTTD; translated from the exons ATGGTACCCGCCACTCGGGCGGTGGAGGAGCAGAAGCCCGCAGAGCCACGGCCGGACCCGGAGCTCAAGTCCAGAAGATGTCTGGTGGTCTACCTCTGCTTCTATGGCTTCATGGCACAGATGCGGCCTGGGGAGAGCTTCATCACACCCTACCTCCTGGGTCCTGACAAGAACTTCACACGCAAGCAG GTCACCAACGAGATCACGCCAGTGCTGTCCTACTCCTACCTGGCCACGCTGGTGCCCATCTTCCTGCTCACCGACTACCTGTGCTACAAGCCGGTGCTCGTGCTGCAGGGCCTGAGCTACATCTCCGTATGGCTGCTGCTCCTGTGGGGCTCCACGGTACTGCACATGCAGTTCATGGAGCTCTTCTACAGCATCACCATGGCTGCCCGCATCGCCTACTCCTCCTACATCTTCGTGCTGGTGCGGCCTGCCCACTACCAGCGCATGGCCAGCTGCTCGCGTGCGGCTGTGCTGCTGGGCGTCTTCACCAGCGGGGTGCTGGGCCAGCTGCTGGTCTCGGTGGCCGGGCGCTCCTTCACCACGCTCAACTACATCTCACTGGCCTTCCTCGCCTTCAGCCTGGTCCTGGCCCTCTTCCTCAGGTGCCCGAAGCGCAGCCTCTTCTTCAACAACAGTGCGGGCAGGCCTGGCGCCGCCTCGCCCTCCGAGCTGGACCGGATGAACCCGCTCCCTGGCCTGCCTGCTGGTGGGAAGCGGGTCGCGGTGCTGCAGGAGGCCATGTGGGACTCCGTGCTTGTGCGCATGTTGCGGGAGCTGGTGCACAGCCTGCGGCGGCCGCAGCTGCGCCTCTGGTCCCTGTGGTGGGTCTTCAGCTCGGTGGGCTACTACCTCGTCGTCTACTACGTGCACATCCTGTGGAATGTGGTCAACCCCACCAAGGACACCACCGCGGTCTACAATGGTGGGGCTGACGCCGCCTCCACCCTGCTCA GTGCCATCACCTCCTTTGCCGCGGGCTTCCTGAACATCCGCTGGGCCCTGTGGGCCGAGCTGGTCATCGCGGGTGTGACGGCGGTGCAGGCCGCACTGGTCTTCCTCATGTACAGCACGAACAACATCTGGCTGTGCTACATCACCTTCGTGCTTTTCCGTGGCTCCTACCAGTTCCTGGTGCCCATTGCCAC TTTCCAGATTGCATCTTCTCTTTCTAAAGAGCTCTGTGCCCTGGTCTTCGGAGTCAACACATTCCTGGCCACCGCTCTCAAGACCATCACCACCCTCATTGTTTCCGACAAGCGGGGCCTAGGCCTCCCTGTCCGCTCTCAG
- the SLC19A1 gene encoding reduced folate transporter isoform X4 encodes MVPATRAVEEQKPAEPRPDPELKSRRCLVVYLCFYGFMAQMRPGESFITPYLLGPDKNFTRKQVTNEITPVLSYSYLATLVPIFLLTDYLCYKPVLVLQGLSYISVWLLLLWGSTVLHMQFMELFYSITMAARIAYSSYIFVLVRPAHYQRMASCSRAAVLLGVFTSGVLGQLLVSVAGRSFTTLNYISLAFLAFSLVLALFLRCPKRSLFFNNSAGRPGAASPSELDRMNPLPGLPAGGKRVAVLQEAMWDSVLVRMLRELVHSLRRPQLRLWSLWWVFSSVGYYLVVYYVHILWNVVNPTKDTTAVYNGGADAASTLLSAITSFAAGFLNIRWALWAELVIAGVTAVQAALVFLMYSTNNIWLCYITFVLFRGSYQFLVPIATFQIASSLSKELCALVFGVNTFLATALKTITTLIVSDKRGLGLPVRSQGPGSCHSCLWRLFCWVCPDLPPALAEGGSPLTPLQ; translated from the exons ATGGTACCCGCCACTCGGGCGGTGGAGGAGCAGAAGCCCGCAGAGCCACGGCCGGACCCGGAGCTCAAGTCCAGAAGATGTCTGGTGGTCTACCTCTGCTTCTATGGCTTCATGGCACAGATGCGGCCTGGGGAGAGCTTCATCACACCCTACCTCCTGGGTCCTGACAAGAACTTCACACGCAAGCAG GTCACCAACGAGATCACGCCAGTGCTGTCCTACTCCTACCTGGCCACGCTGGTGCCCATCTTCCTGCTCACCGACTACCTGTGCTACAAGCCGGTGCTCGTGCTGCAGGGCCTGAGCTACATCTCCGTATGGCTGCTGCTCCTGTGGGGCTCCACGGTACTGCACATGCAGTTCATGGAGCTCTTCTACAGCATCACCATGGCTGCCCGCATCGCCTACTCCTCCTACATCTTCGTGCTGGTGCGGCCTGCCCACTACCAGCGCATGGCCAGCTGCTCGCGTGCGGCTGTGCTGCTGGGCGTCTTCACCAGCGGGGTGCTGGGCCAGCTGCTGGTCTCGGTGGCCGGGCGCTCCTTCACCACGCTCAACTACATCTCACTGGCCTTCCTCGCCTTCAGCCTGGTCCTGGCCCTCTTCCTCAGGTGCCCGAAGCGCAGCCTCTTCTTCAACAACAGTGCGGGCAGGCCTGGCGCCGCCTCGCCCTCCGAGCTGGACCGGATGAACCCGCTCCCTGGCCTGCCTGCTGGTGGGAAGCGGGTCGCGGTGCTGCAGGAGGCCATGTGGGACTCCGTGCTTGTGCGCATGTTGCGGGAGCTGGTGCACAGCCTGCGGCGGCCGCAGCTGCGCCTCTGGTCCCTGTGGTGGGTCTTCAGCTCGGTGGGCTACTACCTCGTCGTCTACTACGTGCACATCCTGTGGAATGTGGTCAACCCCACCAAGGACACCACCGCGGTCTACAATGGTGGGGCTGACGCCGCCTCCACCCTGCTCA GTGCCATCACCTCCTTTGCCGCGGGCTTCCTGAACATCCGCTGGGCCCTGTGGGCCGAGCTGGTCATCGCGGGTGTGACGGCGGTGCAGGCCGCACTGGTCTTCCTCATGTACAGCACGAACAACATCTGGCTGTGCTACATCACCTTCGTGCTTTTCCGTGGCTCCTACCAGTTCCTGGTGCCCATTGCCAC TTTCCAGATTGCATCTTCTCTTTCTAAAGAGCTCTGTGCCCTGGTCTTCGGAGTCAACACATTCCTGGCCACCGCTCTCAAGACCATCACCACCCTCATTGTTTCCGACAAGCGGGGCCTAGGCCTCCCTGTCCGCTCTCAG
- the SLC19A1 gene encoding reduced folate transporter isoform X7: MVPATRAVEEQKPAEPRPDPELKSRRCLVVYLCFYGFMAQMRPGESFITPYLLGPDKNFTRKQVTNEITPVLSYSYLATLVPIFLLTDYLCYKPVLVLQGLSYISVWLLLLWGSTVLHMQFMELFYSITMAARIAYSSYIFVLVRPAHYQRMASCSRAAVLLGVFTSGVLGQLLVSVAGRSFTTLNYISLAFLAFSLVLALFLRCPKRSLFFNNSAGRPGAASPSELDRMNPLPGLPAGGKRVAVLQEAMWDSVLVRMLRELVHSLRRPQLRLWSLWWVFSSVGYYLVVYYVHILWNVVNPTKDTTAVYNGGADAASTLLSAITSFAAGFLNIRWALWAELVIAGVTAVQAALVFLMYSTNNIWLCYITFVLFRGSYQFLVPIATFQIASSLSKELCALVFGVNTFLATALKTITTLIVSDKRGLGLPVRSQLPCCKSMS, from the exons ATGGTACCCGCCACTCGGGCGGTGGAGGAGCAGAAGCCCGCAGAGCCACGGCCGGACCCGGAGCTCAAGTCCAGAAGATGTCTGGTGGTCTACCTCTGCTTCTATGGCTTCATGGCACAGATGCGGCCTGGGGAGAGCTTCATCACACCCTACCTCCTGGGTCCTGACAAGAACTTCACACGCAAGCAG GTCACCAACGAGATCACGCCAGTGCTGTCCTACTCCTACCTGGCCACGCTGGTGCCCATCTTCCTGCTCACCGACTACCTGTGCTACAAGCCGGTGCTCGTGCTGCAGGGCCTGAGCTACATCTCCGTATGGCTGCTGCTCCTGTGGGGCTCCACGGTACTGCACATGCAGTTCATGGAGCTCTTCTACAGCATCACCATGGCTGCCCGCATCGCCTACTCCTCCTACATCTTCGTGCTGGTGCGGCCTGCCCACTACCAGCGCATGGCCAGCTGCTCGCGTGCGGCTGTGCTGCTGGGCGTCTTCACCAGCGGGGTGCTGGGCCAGCTGCTGGTCTCGGTGGCCGGGCGCTCCTTCACCACGCTCAACTACATCTCACTGGCCTTCCTCGCCTTCAGCCTGGTCCTGGCCCTCTTCCTCAGGTGCCCGAAGCGCAGCCTCTTCTTCAACAACAGTGCGGGCAGGCCTGGCGCCGCCTCGCCCTCCGAGCTGGACCGGATGAACCCGCTCCCTGGCCTGCCTGCTGGTGGGAAGCGGGTCGCGGTGCTGCAGGAGGCCATGTGGGACTCCGTGCTTGTGCGCATGTTGCGGGAGCTGGTGCACAGCCTGCGGCGGCCGCAGCTGCGCCTCTGGTCCCTGTGGTGGGTCTTCAGCTCGGTGGGCTACTACCTCGTCGTCTACTACGTGCACATCCTGTGGAATGTGGTCAACCCCACCAAGGACACCACCGCGGTCTACAATGGTGGGGCTGACGCCGCCTCCACCCTGCTCA GTGCCATCACCTCCTTTGCCGCGGGCTTCCTGAACATCCGCTGGGCCCTGTGGGCCGAGCTGGTCATCGCGGGTGTGACGGCGGTGCAGGCCGCACTGGTCTTCCTCATGTACAGCACGAACAACATCTGGCTGTGCTACATCACCTTCGTGCTTTTCCGTGGCTCCTACCAGTTCCTGGTGCCCATTGCCAC TTTCCAGATTGCATCTTCTCTTTCTAAAGAGCTCTGTGCCCTGGTCTTCGGAGTCAACACATTCCTGGCCACCGCTCTCAAGACCATCACCACCCTCATTGTTTCCGACAAGCGGGGCCTAGGCCTCCCTGTCCGCTCTCAG
- the SLC19A1 gene encoding reduced folate transporter isoform X5 gives MVPATRAVEEQKPAEPRPDPELKSRRCLVVYLCFYGFMAQMRPGESFITPYLLGPDKNFTRKQVTNEITPVLSYSYLATLVPIFLLTDYLCYKPVLVLQGLSYISVWLLLLWGSTVLHMQFMELFYSITMAARIAYSSYIFVLVRPAHYQRMASCSRAAVLLGVFTSGVLGQLLVSVAGRSFTTLNYISLAFLAFSLVLALFLRCPKRSLFFNNSAGRPGAASPSELDRMNPLPGLPAGGKRVAVLQEAMWDSVLVRMLRELVHSLRRPQLRLWSLWWVFSSVGYYLVVYYVHILWNVVNPTKDTTAVYNGGADAASTLLSAITSFAAGFLNIRWALWAELVIAGVTAVQAALVFLMYSTNNIWLCYITFVLFRGSYQFLVPIATFQIASSLSKELCALVFGVNTFLATALKTITTLIVSDKRGLGLPVRSQILVLVSNIRTLCLGQVLGDFPH, from the exons ATGGTACCCGCCACTCGGGCGGTGGAGGAGCAGAAGCCCGCAGAGCCACGGCCGGACCCGGAGCTCAAGTCCAGAAGATGTCTGGTGGTCTACCTCTGCTTCTATGGCTTCATGGCACAGATGCGGCCTGGGGAGAGCTTCATCACACCCTACCTCCTGGGTCCTGACAAGAACTTCACACGCAAGCAG GTCACCAACGAGATCACGCCAGTGCTGTCCTACTCCTACCTGGCCACGCTGGTGCCCATCTTCCTGCTCACCGACTACCTGTGCTACAAGCCGGTGCTCGTGCTGCAGGGCCTGAGCTACATCTCCGTATGGCTGCTGCTCCTGTGGGGCTCCACGGTACTGCACATGCAGTTCATGGAGCTCTTCTACAGCATCACCATGGCTGCCCGCATCGCCTACTCCTCCTACATCTTCGTGCTGGTGCGGCCTGCCCACTACCAGCGCATGGCCAGCTGCTCGCGTGCGGCTGTGCTGCTGGGCGTCTTCACCAGCGGGGTGCTGGGCCAGCTGCTGGTCTCGGTGGCCGGGCGCTCCTTCACCACGCTCAACTACATCTCACTGGCCTTCCTCGCCTTCAGCCTGGTCCTGGCCCTCTTCCTCAGGTGCCCGAAGCGCAGCCTCTTCTTCAACAACAGTGCGGGCAGGCCTGGCGCCGCCTCGCCCTCCGAGCTGGACCGGATGAACCCGCTCCCTGGCCTGCCTGCTGGTGGGAAGCGGGTCGCGGTGCTGCAGGAGGCCATGTGGGACTCCGTGCTTGTGCGCATGTTGCGGGAGCTGGTGCACAGCCTGCGGCGGCCGCAGCTGCGCCTCTGGTCCCTGTGGTGGGTCTTCAGCTCGGTGGGCTACTACCTCGTCGTCTACTACGTGCACATCCTGTGGAATGTGGTCAACCCCACCAAGGACACCACCGCGGTCTACAATGGTGGGGCTGACGCCGCCTCCACCCTGCTCA GTGCCATCACCTCCTTTGCCGCGGGCTTCCTGAACATCCGCTGGGCCCTGTGGGCCGAGCTGGTCATCGCGGGTGTGACGGCGGTGCAGGCCGCACTGGTCTTCCTCATGTACAGCACGAACAACATCTGGCTGTGCTACATCACCTTCGTGCTTTTCCGTGGCTCCTACCAGTTCCTGGTGCCCATTGCCAC TTTCCAGATTGCATCTTCTCTTTCTAAAGAGCTCTGTGCCCTGGTCTTCGGAGTCAACACATTCCTGGCCACCGCTCTCAAGACCATCACCACCCTCATTGTTTCCGACAAGCGGGGCCTAGGCCTCCCTGTCCGCTCTCAG